From the genome of Vigna angularis cultivar LongXiaoDou No.4 chromosome 11, ASM1680809v1, whole genome shotgun sequence, one region includes:
- the LOC108333772 gene encoding probable polygalacturonase At3g15720 → MEFLFRVLIILSVLAPGLSSTTTTFNVLKYGAIGDGQTNDSPAFLKAWKDVCQSKSHISQLIIPAKRTFMLKPTTFSGPCKSNYTYIQLSGNIVAPKTKPEYSGFHTNTWLGFSFIDGLIISGKGSIDGRGSIWWQQPCLGNSQPGTTCRPPTAVTFNRCNRLQLKGYTSINPARSHMTLTSCQKGTLSFLRLVAPGNSPNTDGIDISGSKDIKVLNSFIATGDDCIAISAGSSKIRITGITCGPGHGISIGSLGTRGETDIVEDVHVENCTLTETLTGVRIKTWQGGAGFARRISFEKIKFVRANNPIIIDQFYCPHRSDCQNKTESIKVSDITYKGIVGTSLTDKAINLSCDENVGCSNIVLDHVYITSAVPGQKVFSFCHNAHGTATHTKPSVKCLLK, encoded by the exons ATG GAGTTTTTGTTCAGAGTGTTGATCATTCTGAGTGTTCTTGCACCTGGATTGAGCAGCACAACAACTACTTTCAATGTTTTGAAATATGGAGCAATTGGAGATGGACAAACCAACGATTCTCCA GCCTTTCTGAAGGCATGGAAAGACGTTTGTCAGAGCAAGTCACACATATCTCAGCTCATCATACCAGCAAAACGAACATTCATGCTGAAGCCTACTACATTCAGTGGTCCATGCAAATCCAATTACACCTACATTCAG CTTTCAGGGAACATTGTTGCACCAAAAACAAAACCGGAATATTCTGGATTCCACACGAATACATGGCTTGGCTTCTCATTCATCGATGGTTTAATTATAAGTGGGAAAGGGTCCATTGATGGTCGAGGCTCTATCTGGTGGCAACAACCTTGCTTAGGAAATTCACAACCT GGGACAACCTGCCGTCCACCAACA GCAGTAACATTCAATAGATGCAATCGCCTTCAACTGAAAGGGTATACAAGTATTAATCCTGCAAGAAGTCACATGACTCTAACAAGCTGCCAGAAAGGCACCCTCTCTTTCCTGCGTCTAGTTGCTCCTGGAAATAGCCCTAATACCGATGGCATTGATATTTCTGGCTCTAAAGACATTAAAGTACTTAATTCTTTTATAGCAACAG GTGATGATTGCATTGCTATTAGTGCTGGATCCTCCAAGATCAGAATAACTGGTATAACATGTGGTCCAGGCCATGGTATCAG CATTGGATCATTGGGAACACGTGGAGAGACCGACATTGTCGAGGACGTGCATGTGGAGAATTGTACTTTGACTGAAACATTAACTGGAGTAAGAATCAAGACATGGCAG GGTGGTGCTGGATTTGCCAGGAGGATCTCGTTTGAAAAGATTAAGTTTGTTCGAGCCAATAACCCCATTATCATTGACCAGTTTTATTGCCCTCATAGATCGGACTGCCAAAACAAG ACTGAATCAATCAAGGTAAGTGATATAACTTACAAAGGGATTGTTGGAACATCATTGACGGACAAAGCAATCAACTTGAGCTGTGATGAAAACGTGGGATGCTCCAACATTGTGCTTGATCATGTTTACATAACGTCTGCAGTTCCAGGGCAGAAAGTTTTCTCCTTTTGCCATAATGCACATGGAACAGCCACCCACACCAAACCATCCGTGAAGTGTTTGCTGAAGTAG